GCCTTGCTCAGGCGGACTGGCCAAGGGGCCACaatggaggggaggggtgggctgGCCTTGGCCTCCCCAGACTGGTGGACAATGGGTGGCTCTGGACCCATCAGCCCCCACACACCCTGACTAACTCAGGCCCTGGGCctccctgtctgtctgtctgtttctctgtcttctcaTGCCTCATCCTCCACGTGTTCAGTGTGGGGGCGGCGGGCCCGCCGTGGTGTGGAGGTGGCAGCTGGGACCGGTGGCAGTAGGGAGACACGGCAGCCTGGGAACAGCACCCGGGCGGGTGGCCCCGAGGAGACGGCTGCGCAGTACGCGGTGATTGCCATTGTGCCTGTCTTCTGCCTCATGGGGCTGCTGGGCATCCTGGTGTGCAACCTGCTGAAGcggaagggctaccactgcacgGCCCACAAGGAGGTTGGGCCTGGCTCCGCGGGCGGAGGCGGCGGTGAGGCCCAGCCCGGGCCCAGGGTGGGGGGGCCCACGGTGAGGGGGGGCCCATGGTGGGGAGTCTCGGCCTGGGCTGCTGGAGGGAATCTGGCCTGGCGGGTCTGACAGGGTGAGGCCCGCGATGGGCATATCAGGAGGGCTTCTTGGAGGTGCTGTATGTCGGGCCTCAGAGGTGACAGCTGCAGACGGGCCCAGtggcaggagggggaggggcgaCGGGGCTGAGCGTAGAAGCAGGACTGCCGGTCAGGAGGCTTCAGTGGGATTCCCACCCTACTCCATGGGGGCTACAGTTGTGTGTATGGTTCAAGGGTCAGACTGCCTTCAAGGTACCCAGGGTGACCTCTGACCTCCGACCTCTGGCCTGGAGCAGGAGAAATTCCATATATCAGGAAGGCTGGCTCTGCCAGGGGCTCATGTTTCAGATCCAGGCTGTGGTTTGGGTTATACCCCTGGAGCCAGAGAGAGAGACACGTTCCTCccacccttctcccttctcccccctCCACCACTGTCCCCTGATGGGCAGTAGGTCAGCGGGGCCCCCACATGTGCATACACTACCCTGGGCCCACAGGAGCCTGTGGCTGAGTCATGATTGAAATGGCATCTCCCGTGCCAGCCTCCAGACTCCCTGGTCAGAGCCCCTCCTGACTCTCGACACTGAAATCTGCAGGGGCAGTAGCTTCAGGCAGGCAGGAAGGTGGCATCTCAGGGCCACTTTGCCTGGGACTGCGCTGGTTTTCCTAGCCGAGTGTCTTTTACCTGCTGGCTGCTGCCTAGGTGCAACACCTGAGAGCTTTGTTTGTTGCTGGTCCCGGGATTGACCCCAGTGGCCCCCTGCTCGTGCCCTTGAGGTTTTGCTCCAAAGCTGACCCAGGGCCCTCTATTAAATAGTTATATAGACAGGATGGTgtgcagggaggagggaggtctGCAATGGCTGAATTGGCTGGAGGTGTTGGGGGTTCTGGGCAGGGAGGCAGCCCACAGCTCCctggggctgaggaggggagagggcaggCCCCTAAGCAGCTGACCAGCCCGCCCCAGTCTCCAGCGACCGTAGAGTCCAGATGACCCTGAAACCTCAAAGCATCTGAGGTTGGGGTTGGTGGGTGCAGGAAGCAGTGATGCTGAGTAGTAAAGGTGATAACGGCTGAGGCCTGCAGTCCCAGGCGTGCCGGGCTTTGGGGCACCCCCCCTCCGGCGCGTCTGCGCATGCGCGGCCCTTCTGCTGTGAGCCTGCGACGGCCTGAAGCGCCCTCTGCCGGCAGATCCTGGCATAGCTCCCGAGCCTGGAGCCCCTGCTTGCGCTTCCCCGAGATCATGGCCCTTCTGCTCTTCCGCAGGGATCAACCTTGCCTGCCGGGCCGAGGAAGCCAACGAGGACACCATCGGGGTCCTGGTGCGTCTGATCACAGAGAAGAAAGGTGAGGGAATGGTTGATGCCACCCCAGTGCCCAGGAGAGGAGGGTCTGAGGCAGCcctgctctgcccttccctgccgTCACCCTATTGCTGGCCCTTTTTCCTCCTGATGTTGTCCGACGAgatggagaaaaaggcacacgGCCTAGGCCTGGGATGGGGGCTGGGGGTCAGGTAGGGTTGGGGGGTGTGCCCCACATGCCCAGAACCAGGTTCTGACTGCAGCTGCCCACAGAGAATGCAGTGGCCCTGGAGGAACTGCTGAAGGAGCATCACAGCAGACAGCTGGTGCAGACAAGCCACAGGCCAGTGCCCAGGTGAGCAGGCAGGCGGGGCAGGAGGGGGCCCCAAGCCCACAGATGGTCAGCCCGCCTCCTGGGGACTCACCGCCCGGGTGTTTTCCCTCTTCTGTCGCCCTattcccctcctccaccccctggGGTTTCTGGCCCTGGGCCTGGCCTGGGTAGTGACTGCTCCTACCTTTGTTTTCTTTACAGGCTGCCACCAGGCTGCCCCAACATACAGCACATCTGCCCACATCGTCACCACCTCCACACCGTACAGGGCCTGGCCTCACTCTCTGGACCCTGCTGTTCCCGGTGCAGCCAAAAGAAGTGGCCTGAGGTGCTGCTGTCTCCTGAGACCGCAGCTGCCACCACTCCCACCCCTAGCTTCCTGCCAAACCCGGCCCGGGCACCCAAGGCTGGGGCCAAGGCTGGACGCCAGGGGGAGATCACCATCCTGTCTGTGGGCAGGTGAGACGGGCACAGATGCAGGGTCAGGGAGAGACCTCATATCCAGTGGGGAGGCAGGGCCCTGGGTTAAGCCTTGAACATCATATGTGATGGTTCCCCACTTTCCCTGTGCCTCAGTGTACCTCTCTGGGCAGTGGAGTGGTCAGAGAGGTCAGGCCCTCCCAGTCATGCTGGGGCTTCTCAGGGCAAGGGCCTGTGCACCTGCAtcctggagggggtgggagggtgcCAGGAAGGGCTCAGGCGTTGGTAGGTTCAAGATTTGATCTGcgaacttgctgtgtgaccctgggcaggaGCTGCCCTATTTGCGCCTGCAGTTCCCCACCTCTAATGGGGGTGCTTGCAACCCCTCTCCTCACAGGTTCCGTGTAGCTCGCATTCCCGAGCAGCGGGTATCTGAGGTGAAGACCATCACGGAGGCTGGGCCCTCAGGGGGTGATTTCCCCAACTGCCCACAACCTGGCCTCCCCCCCGAGCAGCAGGCACTGCTGGGAAGTGGCGGAAGCCAAACTAAGTGGCTGAAGCCCCAAGCAGAGAACAAGGCTGAGGTGAGGGCCAGTTGTGGGTTGGTGCCTGGGCCAACCCTGACCCAAAacaggccaggggtggggggctaGGGGGCCCTGGGCAGGGGCTACTTTTCAGCAGCCCTGATGTACCCCTGAATCAGTTCAGATCCCTCACCCCTGTCCCCCAGGAGAACTGCTATGTGGTCCGGCTAAGTGAGAGCAACATGGTCATCTGAGAGGCTGTCTAGTCTGAGGACACCGCAGCCCTGCCCTGGGAGGTGCTgaaggcttcctagaggaggcagagctgcagCTGGGCCTGTGAGGACCGAGGAGCAATGGCCTGGCGGACAACACAGCAGAGGCCAAGGCCTGGAGGTGGGATTGCCTGCCTGGCgaggaggcaggcaggcaggcactGTGGATCGGAGCAGACTGTGAGCCCCACCCCTGGCCCCTGCTGCCCCAGTTCCTCCCTTGTAGGAGGCACTTGACCCCTGTCCCAGCCCATGCCAAATCCAAGCAGCCCACAGGATTCTTTGTACCACAGGGAGCTGGGCTTTGGCAGGAAAGGAgcctctgcccagcacccctgGCCCTGCACCTTGGGCACTTAGCCATCCCCTGCCTCTGACAGGATCCTAGGACAAATTTGCCTTTTCCTCCCCTTCCAGCAGGTCCTATAAAGGGAAGGGATAACAAAAAGCTGTGGGCTGGGAGGCTGAATTCCTAGGTTCTAATCTTGGGCAAATCCCTGGCCATTGGTGGGGTCCCAGTTTTTCTGACTGTAAAGCGGGGAGAGAAAGATGTCTCAGTACCCAGGGCCTCAGCTACTTGCAGGTTCTTGGCTGGGTCCCTTGTGGGGGAAGAGCTTGACTTTCTGCCACCCTCTCCCAGTAGTTTTATCTGGCCCCATTTTTGCTGCTCCCAGCGCCTCCACTTTCATGGCCGCCATATGGGGCTGCCCACAGAAGGGGCTTAATGCAtgtgcctgccccccaccccagtttttaatgaaaatgagaaaacagacttGACCTGGGCAGGCCCAGTCGCCCCCGTGTCCCCAAGATCTCTGGAGCTTCAGGGAGAGGTATGTGTGATGGGGCTGGAGAGGTACCTCTGATCTCAGTGGTTTTTGTGTCCCCGTGGTATTGGGGGGCGTGCCCCCAGCCCCGGGCAGTGCGGGCAACTGCCCACCCCAGCGCCCAACTCCACAGTGTGCTCGGCAACCTGGTTATTTATGTGGGACTGTGCAGGCGCGGGCCCCACTGCCCCATCCCCTTTTCtcttatttattgagacttggcTGTTGTCCTATCCCCACATCCCTGTTTATTGAGTAATAAAAGGTGGGAAAGTGGTGTCTGTTGTGAGGAGCTTGTTTCTCCTGTGCCTCCCCAGGTCATCTGTCCACTCAAATAGCTCTTGAGCCCTGCTCTGTGTTGGGTATCGGGTGTTAGACAGACCTCATGGCAGGTGGGGACTGGGCAGCGGGGGAGGCAGAGACTCCAGAGGAGACTCCTCCCCTTGTCTGGGTCTCCTTGAAACTGCTGTCCACAGAAATACAATGTGAAGTGTAACTTAAATTTTTCTAACAGCCAccttaagaaaagtaaaaagagcttaattttaataacattaaatttactttatttaaCCTAACATATCCcacattatcttcatttcaaCATTGTCAATATAAAATTAATgaggtattttccttttttttttgtactaagcCTTTGAAATCCAGTATGTATTTCACACTTAAAGCGTGCTCTGAGTGCTCGATAGCCACAGGTGGCTAGTGGCCACtgttggacagcacagctctagaGGAAGTGATAGTCACCCGGAAGATGGATGGGGTTAAGCAAGACACACTGGGGGTTGGAGGGTGTGGGAGGGGACTGTGTCCCAGGCAGAGTGTGCAGCGTGTGCAAAGGCCAGGCATCAACAGAAATAGGAGCAGGGGAAACTGGAAGTACAGTGGGACTGCGGCATGGAGACCCAGAGAGGGAGGACAGCAGAGGGCAGGCCACAAGGGCCCTTGGAAGCCATCGGCCTTATGCCAAGGGTTCTGGGAAGCCTCCAAAGGGTTTAGGGAAGGGAAGAGCATTATCGGTCAATTCACTCATGGAGAATGGGcagagagcagcagcagcagtagtacAAGCTGTTGTGGCATCTTGGCCCAAGAAGATGGAGGCAAGACTGTGTGGGTGTGATGGAGAGAAACAGATGATTTAAGAGATTCCTAGGACAGAAATGTTAGGGCTTGGTAGTGGGTGGGTCAAGGTTTTAGGGACAACCTGGCCAGTTGGGTGGACAAACAGTCCAGGGGTCAGCAGTGTTGGCTGGGCCTGTGACCCAGCCGGGTGGGATCTGAGGCAGCTGGATGTGAAGGCCTCAAGATCTTGGGAGCAGACCTAAGCTACAAGATTGTCTAGAAGTGCTCAGGTGGACATTTGCCAGGATTGGGCTAGCTGGGAACATGTCCCAGGGAAAGGGCCCAGCGCAGACCCTGGGCTACTCCAGGGGCAGGACAGAGAAAGCCTGCCaaagaagtggaaagaaaaatggGAGGGTGGTGTCC
This genomic stretch from Choloepus didactylus isolate mChoDid1 chromosome 6, mChoDid1.pri, whole genome shotgun sequence harbors:
- the RELT gene encoding tumor necrosis factor receptor superfamily member 19L isoform X2 — encoded protein: MKLSPLRWPLSCLLLLLRWPLATPTMAPWQCPPGEEPSLDPGQDTLCRSCAPGTFSASWGLSPCQPHARCSPRGRLEAQAGTATRDALCGGCQPGWFAPEGAPHVPCQPCSWAPLGTRGCEVWGRRARRGVEVAAGTGGSRETRQPGNSTRAGGPEETAAQYAVIAIVPVFCLMGLLGILVCNLLKRKGYHCTAHKEVGPGSAGGGGGINLACRAEEANEDTIGVLVRLITEKKENAVALEELLKEHHSRQLVQTSHRPVPRLPPGCPNIQHICPHRHHLHTVQGLASLSGPCCSRCSQKKWPEVLLSPETAAATTPTPSFLPNPARAPKAGAKAGRQGEITILSVGRFRVARIPEQRVSEVKTITEAGPSGGDFPNCPQPGLPPEQQALLGSGGSQTKWLKPQAENKAEENCYVVRLSESNMVI
- the RELT gene encoding tumor necrosis factor receptor superfamily member 19L isoform X1, which gives rise to MATPSPSPAQHRGGDAIDGTQPSAGESAGCCRPPRGLRMKLSPLRWPLSCLLLLLRWPLATPTMAPWQCPPGEEPSLDPGQDTLCRSCAPGTFSASWGLSPCQPHARCSPRGRLEAQAGTATRDALCGGCQPGWFAPEGAPHVPCQPCSWAPLGTRGCEVWGRRARRGVEVAAGTGGSRETRQPGNSTRAGGPEETAAQYAVIAIVPVFCLMGLLGILVCNLLKRKGYHCTAHKEVGPGSAGGGGGINLACRAEEANEDTIGVLVRLITEKKENAVALEELLKEHHSRQLVQTSHRPVPRLPPGCPNIQHICPHRHHLHTVQGLASLSGPCCSRCSQKKWPEVLLSPETAAATTPTPSFLPNPARAPKAGAKAGRQGEITILSVGRFRVARIPEQRVSEVKTITEAGPSGGDFPNCPQPGLPPEQQALLGSGGSQTKWLKPQAENKAEENCYVVRLSESNMVI
- the RELT gene encoding tumor necrosis factor receptor superfamily member 19L isoform X3, which encodes MATPSPSPAQHRGGDAIDGTQPSAGESAGCCRPPRGLRMKLSPLRWPLSCLLLLLRWPLATPTMAPWQCPPGEEPSLDPGQDTLCRSCAPGTFSASWGLSPCQPHARCSPRGRLEAQAGTATRDALCGGCQPGWFAPEGAPHVPCQPCSWAPLGTRGCEVWGRRARRGVEVAAGTGGSRETRQPGNSTRAGGPEETAAQYAVIAIVPVFCLMGLLGILVCNLLKRKGYHCTAHKEVGPGSAGGGGGINLACRAEEANEDTIGVLVRLITEKKAAHRECSGPGGTAEGASQQTAGADKPQASAQAATRLPQHTAHLPTSSPPPHRTGPGLTLWTLLFPVQPKEVA